In one window of Microtus pennsylvanicus isolate mMicPen1 chromosome 2, mMicPen1.hap1, whole genome shotgun sequence DNA:
- the LOC142845239 gene encoding uncharacterized protein LOC142845239: MQSLAPDSGSSFREREIGERRQPGGGAACLSPPPSPRPRPPPPSARAAPPPAPFGSPPPPQEGEKRREEPGRREDRSGGAAGEGAAGAGGGGGRRGVGGGSGRGSGAGEPTAQASAPRPNPAPGPRSPHSLQPGHPDPPGARGAPPGRGWGGACERPRGALLGTSRPGPERVGGGSDSSLGSGALLGRWRRGALRELYKSLDQVLARGASTAGEATIGGHRQTPGAWTLGVIAALTVS; encoded by the exons ATGCAGTCTCTGGCTCCCGATTCGGGATCCAGTTTCAGAGAGCGAGAGATTGGGGAGCGCCGGCAGCCGGGCGGGGGAGCagcttgcctctctcctcctccttccccgcGTCCTcggcctcctcctccttctgcccgCGCCGCCCCGCCCCCGGCTCCGTTcggctcacccccccccccccaggaaggggaaaaaaggcgAGAAGAGCCCGGCAGGCGAGAGGACCGGAGCGGCGGCGCGGCCGGAGAGGGAGCGGCGGGcgcaggcggcggcggcggcaggcgCGGCGTTGGCGGTGGCTCCGGCAGAGGGAGCGGAGCGGGCGAGCCAACGGCACAGGCGTCCGCGCCGCGTCCTAACCCGGCTCCGGGCCCGCGCTCCCCGCATAGCCTGCAGCCCGGGCATCCAGACCCTCCCGGCGCCCGGGGGGCTCCGccaggcagggggtggggaggagcctGCGAGCGACCGCGGGGTGCGCTCTTGGGAACGTCTCGGCCGGGCCCGGAGCGGGTCGGGGGCGGCAGCGACAGTAGCCTCGGGTCGGGCGCGCTGCTCGGCCGCTGGCGACGCGGTGCGCTCCGGGAGCTTTACAAGTCGCTGGATCAAGTCCTAGCCCGCGGGGCCTCTACTGCTGGGGAAG CTACCATTGGAGGCCACAGGCAAACACCAGGAGCCTGGACTTTAGGAGTCATTGCTGCTCTCACTGTCTCCTGA